The following coding sequences lie in one Drosophila sulfurigaster albostrigata strain 15112-1811.04 chromosome 2R, ASM2355843v2, whole genome shotgun sequence genomic window:
- the LOC133836298 gene encoding kelch-like ECH-associated protein 1B isoform X1 — MNEHCDRGSLSSGCGRFDTARSIDEHDATDDDMTFCMSNYAKEALKMMFMMRSHGMLTDVVLEVKKELFHAHKVILSAASPYFKAMFTGGLKESEMSRVQLQGVCPTAMARILYFMYTGQIRVTEVTVCQLLPAATMFQVQNVIDACCAFLERQLDPTNAIGIANFAEQHGCIELQKKANFFIERHFTQVCQEEEFLQLSAYQLIALIRRDELNVQEEREVYNAVLKWVKYDEDNRHSKMEHILVAVRCQFLTPNFLKEQMKNCDVLRKVPACREYLAKIFKDLTLHKCPGVKERTPNTTRMIFVAGGFFRHSLDILEAYNVDDKTWTTLPNLRIPRSGLGAAFLKGKFYAVGGRNNNIGSSYDSDWVDRYSAITETWRPCSPMSVPRHRVGVAVMDELMYAVGGSAGMEYHNTVEYYDPDQDRWTLVQSMHSKRLGVGVVVVNRLLYAIGGFDGNERLASVECYHPENNEWSYLPPLKTGRSGAGVAAIDQYIYVVGGFDGTRQLATVERYNTDNETWDMVAPIQIARSALSLTPLDGKLYAIGGFDGNNFLSIVEVYDPRTNTWEQGTPLNSGRSGHASAVIYQPSCATTFMDYEDCEMSRSDGSNGDMQSDSSRDPSGSLNKGFGGGSPNMQFHASYGAGGCNNCDSMTVVKQEPTTELRGKQVVWEQTSQSGRFRKIPRDDYDVGDPDPSSSQTILPMYSPSHLEDPPNSESLRSKLAIDTRRCILSTPVRAMQNMFHRGIEWHNKKGNS, encoded by the exons ATGAATGAACACTGTGATAGGGGTTCCCTCTCATCTGGGTGCGGACGTTTCGACACGGCGCGATCCATAGATGAACATGATGCCACAGATGATGACATGACTTTCTGCATGTCAAACTATGCCAAGGAGGCACTCAAGATGATGTTCATGATGCGATCACATGGTATGCTCACAGACGTTGTGCTCGAGGTGAAGAAGGAGCTGTTCCACGCCCACAAGGTGATACTGTCAGCGGCATCGCCATATTTCAAGGCCATGTTCACGGGTGGCCTCAAGGAGTCGGAAATGTCACGCGTACAATTGCAGGGG GTGTGTCCCACGGCAATGGCGCGAATCCTTTACTTCATGTATACTGGCCAAATCAGGGTGACCGAGGTGACAGTCTGCCAGCTGTTGCCTGCGGCGACCATGTTCCAAGTGCAGAATGTCATTGATGCCTGCTGTGCCTTCCTAGAGCGTCAATTGGATCCTACAAATGCCATCGGCATTGCCAATTTCGCCGAACAGCATGGCTGCATTGAGCTACAGAAGAAAgcgaatttttttattgaacgcCATTTTACACAA GTATGTCAAGAGGAGGAATTCCTGCAACTGTCCGCCTATCAACTGATTGCACTGATTAGACGCGACGAACTGAACGTGCAGGAGGAGCGTGAAGTGTACAATGCTGTTCTTAAATGGGTCAAATACGATGAGGATAATCGGCATAGCAAAATGGAGCATATTCTTGTCGCCGTTCGCTGCCAGTTTCTGACGCCCAATTTCCTCAAGGAACAGATGAAAAACTGCGATGTACTGCGCAAGGTGCCGGCATGTCGAGAATATCTGGCAAAGATCTTTAAGGATTTAACGCTGCACAAATGTCCAGGCGTCAAGGAGCGCACACCAAACACCACACGAATGATATTCGTTGCTGGCGGCTTCTTCCGACACTCACTGGACATACTGGAGGCCTACAATGTCGATGATAAAACGTGGACAACCTTGCCGAATCTGCGCATTCCACGTTCCGGTCTCGGAGCAGCGTTTCTGAAAGGGAAATTCTATGCGGTTGGTGGACGTAACAATAACATTGGATCATCTTACGATTCGGACTGGGTGGATCGTTACAGTGCCATAACAGAGACGTGGAGACCGTGCTCACCAATGTCAGTGCCCCGTCATCGTGTCGGTGTTGCCGTCATGGATGAGTTAATGTATGCTGTGGGTGGATCCGCAGGCATGGAATACCACAACACAGTAGAATA CTATGATCCAGATCAGGATCGTTGGACACTTGTGCAGTCCATGCATTCCAAACGTTTGggcgttggcgttgttgttgtcaatcgTCTGCTTTACGCCATCGGTGGATTCGATGGCAACGAACGATTGGCCAGCGTTGAATGCTATCATCCAGAGAACAATGAGTGGAGCTACTTGCCTCCCTTGAAGACGGGACGCAGTGGAGCAG GAGTGGCTGCCATTGATCAGTACATTTACGTTGTCGGTGGATTCGATGGCACGCGACAACTGGCCACAGTGGAGCGGTATAATACGGACAATGAAACTTGGGACATGGTTGCGCCAATTCAGATCGCCAGAAGTGCGCTATCATTGACGCCACTAGATGGCAAGCTATATGCCATCGGTGGCTTTGATGGCAACAATTTTCTGTCCATCGTTGAGGTCTACGATCCACGCACAAACACTTGGGAACAGGGAACACCTTTGAATTCTGGACGCTCTGGCCATGCGTCCGCTGTCATCTATCAGCCATCATGCGCGACCACATTTATGGATTATGAGGATTGTGAAATGAGCAGGAGCGATGGTAGCAATGGCGACATGCAAAGCGATTCATCACGCGATCCGTCCGGCAGCTTAAACAAGGGCTTTGGCGGTGGTTCACCTAATATGCAGTTTCATGCATCCTACGGCGCTGGTGGTTGCAACAACTGCGACTCGATGACTGTAGTTAAACAGGAGCCGACTACAGAACTGCGAGGCAAACAAGTTGTATGGGAACAAACAAGTCAGTCCGGACGATTTAGAAAAATACCAAGAGATGACTATGATGTCGGCGATCCGGATCCCAGCAGTAGCCAAACGATACTTCCTATGTACTCCCCCTCACATTTAGAGGACCCCCCGAACTCCGAATCCTTGCGCAGCAAACTGGCAATTGACACGCGACGTTGCATATTGTCGACGCCAGTCCGCGCGATGCAAAACATGTTTCACAGAGGCATAGAATGGCATAATAAAAAGGGCAACTCATGA
- the LOC133836298 gene encoding kelch-like ECH-associated protein 1B isoform X2 translates to MARILYFMYTGQIRVTEVTVCQLLPAATMFQVQNVIDACCAFLERQLDPTNAIGIANFAEQHGCIELQKKANFFIERHFTQVCQEEEFLQLSAYQLIALIRRDELNVQEEREVYNAVLKWVKYDEDNRHSKMEHILVAVRCQFLTPNFLKEQMKNCDVLRKVPACREYLAKIFKDLTLHKCPGVKERTPNTTRMIFVAGGFFRHSLDILEAYNVDDKTWTTLPNLRIPRSGLGAAFLKGKFYAVGGRNNNIGSSYDSDWVDRYSAITETWRPCSPMSVPRHRVGVAVMDELMYAVGGSAGMEYHNTVEYYDPDQDRWTLVQSMHSKRLGVGVVVVNRLLYAIGGFDGNERLASVECYHPENNEWSYLPPLKTGRSGAGVAAIDQYIYVVGGFDGTRQLATVERYNTDNETWDMVAPIQIARSALSLTPLDGKLYAIGGFDGNNFLSIVEVYDPRTNTWEQGTPLNSGRSGHASAVIYQPSCATTFMDYEDCEMSRSDGSNGDMQSDSSRDPSGSLNKGFGGGSPNMQFHASYGAGGCNNCDSMTVVKQEPTTELRGKQVVWEQTSQSGRFRKIPRDDYDVGDPDPSSSQTILPMYSPSHLEDPPNSESLRSKLAIDTRRCILSTPVRAMQNMFHRGIEWHNKKGNS, encoded by the exons ATGGCGCGAATCCTTTACTTCATGTATACTGGCCAAATCAGGGTGACCGAGGTGACAGTCTGCCAGCTGTTGCCTGCGGCGACCATGTTCCAAGTGCAGAATGTCATTGATGCCTGCTGTGCCTTCCTAGAGCGTCAATTGGATCCTACAAATGCCATCGGCATTGCCAATTTCGCCGAACAGCATGGCTGCATTGAGCTACAGAAGAAAgcgaatttttttattgaacgcCATTTTACACAA GTATGTCAAGAGGAGGAATTCCTGCAACTGTCCGCCTATCAACTGATTGCACTGATTAGACGCGACGAACTGAACGTGCAGGAGGAGCGTGAAGTGTACAATGCTGTTCTTAAATGGGTCAAATACGATGAGGATAATCGGCATAGCAAAATGGAGCATATTCTTGTCGCCGTTCGCTGCCAGTTTCTGACGCCCAATTTCCTCAAGGAACAGATGAAAAACTGCGATGTACTGCGCAAGGTGCCGGCATGTCGAGAATATCTGGCAAAGATCTTTAAGGATTTAACGCTGCACAAATGTCCAGGCGTCAAGGAGCGCACACCAAACACCACACGAATGATATTCGTTGCTGGCGGCTTCTTCCGACACTCACTGGACATACTGGAGGCCTACAATGTCGATGATAAAACGTGGACAACCTTGCCGAATCTGCGCATTCCACGTTCCGGTCTCGGAGCAGCGTTTCTGAAAGGGAAATTCTATGCGGTTGGTGGACGTAACAATAACATTGGATCATCTTACGATTCGGACTGGGTGGATCGTTACAGTGCCATAACAGAGACGTGGAGACCGTGCTCACCAATGTCAGTGCCCCGTCATCGTGTCGGTGTTGCCGTCATGGATGAGTTAATGTATGCTGTGGGTGGATCCGCAGGCATGGAATACCACAACACAGTAGAATA CTATGATCCAGATCAGGATCGTTGGACACTTGTGCAGTCCATGCATTCCAAACGTTTGggcgttggcgttgttgttgtcaatcgTCTGCTTTACGCCATCGGTGGATTCGATGGCAACGAACGATTGGCCAGCGTTGAATGCTATCATCCAGAGAACAATGAGTGGAGCTACTTGCCTCCCTTGAAGACGGGACGCAGTGGAGCAG GAGTGGCTGCCATTGATCAGTACATTTACGTTGTCGGTGGATTCGATGGCACGCGACAACTGGCCACAGTGGAGCGGTATAATACGGACAATGAAACTTGGGACATGGTTGCGCCAATTCAGATCGCCAGAAGTGCGCTATCATTGACGCCACTAGATGGCAAGCTATATGCCATCGGTGGCTTTGATGGCAACAATTTTCTGTCCATCGTTGAGGTCTACGATCCACGCACAAACACTTGGGAACAGGGAACACCTTTGAATTCTGGACGCTCTGGCCATGCGTCCGCTGTCATCTATCAGCCATCATGCGCGACCACATTTATGGATTATGAGGATTGTGAAATGAGCAGGAGCGATGGTAGCAATGGCGACATGCAAAGCGATTCATCACGCGATCCGTCCGGCAGCTTAAACAAGGGCTTTGGCGGTGGTTCACCTAATATGCAGTTTCATGCATCCTACGGCGCTGGTGGTTGCAACAACTGCGACTCGATGACTGTAGTTAAACAGGAGCCGACTACAGAACTGCGAGGCAAACAAGTTGTATGGGAACAAACAAGTCAGTCCGGACGATTTAGAAAAATACCAAGAGATGACTATGATGTCGGCGATCCGGATCCCAGCAGTAGCCAAACGATACTTCCTATGTACTCCCCCTCACATTTAGAGGACCCCCCGAACTCCGAATCCTTGCGCAGCAAACTGGCAATTGACACGCGACGTTGCATATTGTCGACGCCAGTCCGCGCGATGCAAAACATGTTTCACAGAGGCATAGAATGGCATAATAAAAAGGGCAACTCATGA
- the LOC133836312 gene encoding LOW QUALITY PROTEIN: small ribosomal subunit protein uS11m (The sequence of the model RefSeq protein was modified relative to this genomic sequence to represent the inferred CDS: deleted 1 base in 1 codon) encodes MSMKLTVLAGINCLKQCALNAATPRNSLMHTSACLRKVEDRKEMLASMPAKDEGTLGEKSVDIDTLIDRKAKFFPDASTATQLFNGIPFNELPIVNIRVSPNNTIISVTDYKGVPRLIRSCGIEGFKNTRKGTNIAAQATAVTISAKAVELGWKTIRVKVRGLGPGRMSAIKGLQMGGLNIVSVTDNTPVSWNPPRPRKQRSL; translated from the exons ATGTCAATGAAACTAACAGTTTTGGCAGGCATCAATTGCCTGAAACAATGCGCTTTGAATGCTGCAACTCCAAGGAACTCGTTGATGCACACAAGCGCTTGCTTGCGCAAAGTTGAGGACCGCAAAGAAATGCTGGCTTCTATGCCGGCGAAGGATGAGGGAACTCTTGGCGAGAAATCAGTCGACATAGATACTCTCATTGACAG AAAGGCAAAGTTTTTCCCGGATGCCAGCACAGCCACCCAACTGTTCAACGGCATTCCTTTCAATGAGCTGCCCATAGTCAACATTCGTGTCTCGCCTAACAACACAATCATTTCAGTGACCGACTATAAAG GTGTACCCAGACTGATCCGTTCATGCGGTATTGAAGGCTTCAAGAATACCAGGAAAGGTACCAATATTGCTGCCCAGGCAACCGCTGTGACTATTAGCGCT AAAGCCGTTGAGCTTGGTTGGAAAACTATTCGAGTGAAAGTGCGTGGCTTGGGACCCGGACGCATG TCGGCTATCAAAGGACTGCAAATGGGTGGTCTGAACATAGTTTCGGTTACGGATAATACGCCTGTTTCATGGAAT CCCCCGCGACCCAGAAAACAGAGGAGTCTGTAA
- the LOC133836302 gene encoding guanine nucleotide-binding protein-like 3 homolog, whose amino-acid sequence MALKRLKTKKSKRLTGKLKHKIDKKVREHNRKERREAKKNTKKGSKKQKLIQIPNICPFKDDILKEVEEAKARQEMERQARREQFKAEREQNKFKSLEAMVESADMRGAVHGIMHENDDVETGKKYKDAATKEQSLKQYFKEFRKVIENADVVLEVVDARDPLGTRCNEVERAVRSAPGNKRLVLILNKADLVPRENLNNWIKYFRKNGPVTAFKASTQDQASRLGRRKLHEMKTEKAMQGSVCIGAELLMSMLANYCRNKGIKTSIRVGVVGIPNVGKSSIINSLTRGRTCMVGSTPGVTKAMQEVELDSKIKLIDCPGIVFTSGSGAGNENAHAVLKNAQRVGDVKDPFSIAESVLKRASKEYFCKMYDITNYDTFEEFFAKKAARMGKFLKKGVPDVVAAARSVLNDWNTGKIKYCTQPPEVVEDKQSVHISASIVHAEAREFDVNNFESMETDILNQCTEKADDVMQITSTGPLEVRLPREEVQASAEIIADQEEVPTKGRKRKLDEEKKEKTDPALLLEENQSLNKNIKELQKKKKKQNVRNEKKISKITDVLDSFSLGAASTKADKYDFDQDYVIE is encoded by the exons ATGGCTCTTAAACGTTTAAAAA CAAAAAAGTCAAAGCGTTTGACGGGCAAGTTGAAGCATAAAATCGATAAAAAGGTACGCGAACACAATCGCAAGGAGCGGCGTGAAGCCAAAAAGAATACCAAGAAAGGCAGCAAGAAACAGAAGCTTATACAGATTCCCAACATCTGTCCCTTCAAAGATGACATCCTgaaggaggtggaggaggccAAGGCGCGTCAGGAAATGGAGCGTCAAGCGCGTCGGGAACAATTCAAAGCTGAGCgcgaacaaaacaaattcaaatcgCTGGAGGCGATGGTGGAAAGTGCCGACATGCGAGGCGCTGTGCATGGTATAATGCATGAGAACGATGATGTGGAGACGGGAAAGAAATACAAAGATGCCGCCACTAAGGAGCAATCGCTGAAGCAATACTTTAAAGAATTTCGTAAAGTTATTGAAAACGCTGACGTAGTGCTCGAAGTTGTCGATGCTCGTGACCCACTCGGCACACGTTGCAACGAAGTGGAGCGAGCGGTGCGCTCTGCTCCTGGTAATAAGCGGTTGGTGCTCATCTTGAATAAAGCCGATCTTGTGCCTCGAGAAAATCTCAATAACTGGATCAAATACTTCCGCAAGAATGGACCCGTGACAGCGTTTAAGGCATCCACACAGGATCAAGCCTCAAGGCTGGGACGTCGCAAGCTGCACGAAATGAAAACGGAAAAAGCTATGCAGGGATCGGTTTGCATTGGTGCTGAGTTGCTAATGTCCATGTTGGCTAATTACTGTCGCAACAAGGGCATCAAAACATCGATTCGCGTCGGTGTCGTTGGCATACCCAATGTGGGCAAGAGTTCGATCATCAACTCACTTACCCGTGGACGCACTTGCATGGTGGGCAGCACACCTGGAGTGACCAA AGCTATGCAAGAGGTTGAGCTTGACTCGAAAATTAAGCTTATTGATTGTCCTGGCATTGTGTTTACCAGCGGCTCTGGTGCGGGCAACGAGAATGCACACGCTGTTCTAAAGAACGCTCAGCGTGTTGGAGATGTCAAGGATCCATTTAGCATAGCCGAAAGTGTGTTGAAGCGAGCCAGTAAAGAATACTTCTGCAAAATGTACGACATTACCAACTATGACACATTTGAGGAATTCTTTGCCAAGAAAGCAGCCCGCATGG GTAAATTCTTAAAGAAGGGAGTACCTGATGTTGTGGCCGCAGCGCGGAGCGTTCTTAACGATTGGAATACAGGCAAAATCAAATATTGCACGCAACCACCAGAAGTTGTGGAGGACAAACAAAGTGTACACATAAGCGCATCAATTGTGCATGCCGAGGCGCGTGAATTCGACGTGAATAACTTCGAGTCAATGGAAACAGATATATTGAATCAGTGCACTGAGAAAGCCGACGATGTTATGCAGATTACATCCACTGGTCCACTAGAAGTGCGTTTGCCCCGTGAAGAAGTGCAGGCATCTGCTGAAATCATAGCCGACCAGGAAGAGGTGCCAACAAAGGGTCGGAAGCGAAAATTAGAtgaggagaagaaggagaaaacCGATCCTGCCCTGCTTCTTGAAG AAAATCAATCGCTGAATAAGAACATTAAAGAGCTccagaaaaagaagaaaaagcaGAATGTTCGGAATGAGAAAAAGATTTCGAAAATAACTGATGTTCTGGACAGTTTTAGCCTTGGTGCAGCATCGACGAAAGCTGATAAATATGATTTTGACCAAGACTATGTTATTGAATGA
- the LOC133836300 gene encoding LOW QUALITY PROTEIN: mothers against decapentaplegic homolog 6 (The sequence of the model RefSeq protein was modified relative to this genomic sequence to represent the inferred CDS: deleted 2 bases in 1 codon) has product MIFPSEKKKELLRYASRNNPATCDAVGGMRMPMQQPQPQLLPHPRLPHTSACCCPPMTPPPPYCLIACSVDYSSFQRLQQRQDQQQLITAVDVADDAVDAEMSASATSATENSDSYMKSDCSYGSSAADLQSDENGPCPLPAYHPTQHPPHPHPHPHTEQPTRMLLPSTFAATAANMFRNCCGGGDSSSSSNGSITRTRPSPPVTRRHQLNRQRTQHSTPPTCPIHASRASAGGAIAAATATAVPATPMMRQRTLNQHLNALLKPFKNKQIAELLQAVKSRVDPPPKCNTLAANNNNNNSVINSSPSYLQCILIKCTSPLDEEQHVTTCQLFFWSDLRDASELRRLPICPSARDYVYTCCNPLHWYRIIHPIDTESAPPPYQRSKMLRLRDTAFYHHPLDSEGNTQNIERSSGGNSSSHHNNHSNSNNHSQSISSIFKQAESQLYVPSLESFTTDGKDRSACSKVWCQIAYWELSQRVGELFQAKKPAVNIYAEGPADGSGESMCLRELGGKRPPTDAVQNTRLKVGLGVTLSMESGGDVWIYNRSNVPIFVDSPTLAESLDRVCKVMPGYCLKAFDTHRAQWLACKQSQHNQQLGPIDRFSMKISFAKGWGNTYKRQDVMGCPCWLEVHFTHLR; this is encoded by the exons ATGATATTCccaagcgaaaagaaaaaagaactaTTGCGTTATGCGTCCAGAAACAATCCGGCTACGTGCGATGCGGTTGGCGGCATGCGAATGCCCATGCAGCAACCACAGCCGCAGCTCCTTCCACATCCACGCCTCCCTCACACCTCCGCCTGCTGCTGTCCGCCGATGACGCCACCGCCGCCATACTGCTTAATAGCCTGCTCCGTCGACTATTCCTCCTTTCAGCGTCTTCAACAGCGGCaggatcagcagcagctgataaCAGCTGTAGATGTCGCGGACGATGCAGTGGATGCGGAAATGTCCGCTTCGGCAACATCGGCGACGGAGAACTCGGATTCCTATATGAAAAGCGACTGCAGTTACGGAAGCTCTGCCGCCGACTTGCAGAGCGACGAAAACGGACCATGTCCATTGCCCGCGTATCATCCAACACAACATCCGCctcatccgcatccgcatccacaTACGGAACAGCCGACACGAATGCTGCTGCCATCGACATTTGCGGCGACGGCGGCGAACATGTTTCGGAATTGTTGCGGTGGCGGCGActcctccagcagcagcaacggatCCATAACGAGAACCCGACCCAGCCCGCCCGTAACCAGACGACACCAGCTGAATCGTCAGCGCACACAACACTCCACACCACCCACCTGCCCCATACATGCGTCCCGTGCATCAGCGGGAggagcaatagcagcagcaacagcaacagcagtgcCTGCCACACCGATGATGCGCCAACGCACACTCAACCAACACCTCAATGCGCTGCTGAAACCGTTCAAGAACAAGCAGATTGCCGAGCTGCTGCAAGCTGTGAAGAGTCGCGTGGATCCGCCACCCAAGTGCAACACGCtggctgccaacaacaacaacaacaacagtgtaATCAACAGTTCACCGAGTTATCTGCAGTGCATACTGATCAAGTGCACCTCGCCGTTGGACGAGGAGCAACACGTTACCACATGccagctg tttttttggtccgACCTCAGGGATGCCAGCGAACTGAGGCGCCTGCCCATTTGTCCAAGTGCCAGGGATTACGTGTACACCTGCTGCAATCCGCTGCACTGGTATCGCATAATACACCCCATCGATACAG AGTCTGCGCCTCCGCCATATCAGCGCTCAAAAATGCTGAGACTAAGAGATACAg CATTCTATCATCATCCGCTAGATTCCGAGGGAAACACTCAAAACATCGAAAGGTCGTCGGGAggaaacagcagcagtcaccacaacaatcacagcaacagcaacaaccacagccaAAGCATTTCGAGCATCTTCAAGCAAGCGGAGTCACAGTTGTATGTGCCAAGTCTCGAGTCTTTCACCACTGATGGCAAAG ATCGCAGCGCGTGCTCTAAAGTATGGTGTCAGATTGCCTATTGGGAGCTATCTCAACGGGTTGGCGAACTCTTTCAGGCCAAGAAGCCGGCAGTCAACATCTATGCAGAAGGGCCAGCAGATGGCAGCGGGGAGAGCATGTGTTTGCGTGAATTGGGTGGCAAGCGACCACCAACGGATGCGGTGCAGAACACGCGACTAAAGGTCGGCCTAG GTGTAACGTTAAGCATGGAGTCGGGTGGCGACGTGTGGATTTATAATCGCAGCAATGTGCCGATATTCGTGGACTCGCCCACGTTGGCCGAGAGCTTGGATCGAGTCTGTAAGGTGATGCCTGGCTACTGTCTGAAGGCCTTCGATACACACAG GGCTCAATGGCTGGCCTGCAAGCAGTCGCAGCATAACCAGCAGCTGGGACCAATCGACCGGTTTAGCATGAAGATCAGCTTCGCCAAGGGCTGGGGCAACACATACAAGCGGCAGGACGTGATGGGCTGCCCCTGTTGGCTGGAAGTGCACTTCACCCATCTGCGGTGA